The Calditrichota bacterium genome has a window encoding:
- a CDS encoding T9SS type A sorting domain-containing protein, which translates to MRTILLILILATASFARVTPLDPFTGPLATMQFQPAQSRGFVSSLDEHLNTRVNSDHSGEIQNEEQACINPLDPDNMVAVWRDFREGYRRIGVGYTLDGGATWHDTLFPQMYYEWQSDPVLVVDNDGIFTANMITFNPDGDEEVALLSVSSYDGGVTWQDSVIAVETTDLTAFEDKQMMAIDNSPDSPYQGTFYIPWARFFLDSDGNYDSTHIELVYKRPDSAYTAPIQISSRRTVQWANVATGPNGEVYVTWISYSRDGIMFSRSLDGGQTWTEEERVFQTEFASAEIEPNLLVFSYMVMAVDNSNGPFRGRIHALFTDADNSLSNTDVFYTYSDDQGDNWSTPVVIDDENESFDVDQFHPWITVDEQGRVWCAWYDRRNDPNGLLMDVYFTVSELGGITWRPNERITTVSCNPGAGSLDAGLIGEYIGWHASNDKAICVWTDTRQGDQDAFASVIDSLFIEDAVENPNILHPSSFILEAFPNPFNGTTTLSYTLTKSSPVELTVFNTLGQEVFTESLGQQSTGAHTQSIELTQPSGVYFAKLSSRDQSAIAKLLLMR; encoded by the coding sequence ATGCGCACCATCCTCCTTATCCTAATTCTCGCCACGGCCTCCTTCGCCCGCGTCACGCCGCTCGACCCGTTCACGGGACCACTCGCGACGATGCAATTTCAGCCGGCTCAGTCACGCGGCTTTGTCTCGTCGCTCGACGAACATCTGAATACGCGCGTCAACAGCGACCACTCCGGCGAAATTCAAAATGAAGAACAAGCCTGCATCAATCCGCTCGATCCCGACAACATGGTCGCGGTCTGGCGCGATTTCCGCGAAGGCTATCGCAGAATCGGTGTCGGCTATACGTTGGACGGCGGCGCAACGTGGCACGATACGCTTTTTCCGCAAATGTATTATGAGTGGCAAAGCGATCCCGTGTTGGTTGTAGACAACGATGGCATCTTCACCGCCAACATGATCACCTTCAATCCGGATGGCGATGAAGAGGTTGCGCTGCTCTCCGTGTCTTCGTATGACGGCGGCGTAACGTGGCAGGATTCCGTGATCGCCGTCGAGACTACGGACTTGACGGCCTTCGAAGACAAACAAATGATGGCCATCGACAATTCGCCCGACTCGCCGTATCAAGGCACGTTCTACATTCCGTGGGCGCGCTTCTTCCTCGATTCTGACGGCAACTACGATTCAACTCATATCGAACTCGTGTACAAACGTCCCGATTCCGCTTATACTGCGCCGATTCAAATCTCGTCGCGCCGCACCGTGCAGTGGGCCAATGTGGCAACAGGACCAAACGGCGAGGTCTATGTGACGTGGATCAGCTATTCGCGCGACGGCATCATGTTCTCGCGTTCGCTCGACGGCGGCCAAACTTGGACGGAAGAAGAACGGGTCTTCCAAACAGAGTTCGCAAGTGCGGAAATTGAACCCAACTTGCTCGTGTTTTCGTACATGGTGATGGCCGTCGACAATTCCAACGGACCGTTTCGCGGCCGCATCCACGCACTCTTCACCGACGCGGACAATAGTCTTTCGAATACGGACGTGTTTTACACATACAGCGACGATCAAGGTGACAACTGGTCGACTCCCGTTGTGATTGATGACGAGAACGAGTCCTTTGACGTCGATCAGTTTCATCCGTGGATAACCGTGGACGAACAGGGCCGCGTATGGTGCGCGTGGTACGACCGTCGCAATGATCCAAATGGTTTGTTAATGGATGTTTATTTCACGGTTTCGGAACTCGGCGGCATCACGTGGCGCCCCAACGAGCGCATCACCACGGTCTCGTGCAATCCCGGCGCAGGTTCGCTCGACGCAGGCCTAATCGGCGAATACATCGGTTGGCACGCCTCCAATGACAAAGCCATCTGCGTCTGGACCGACACAAGACAAGGCGATCAAGACGCCTTCGCTTCCGTCATAGACTCCCTATTCATCGAAGACGCAGTCGAGAATCCAAACATCCTTCATCCTTCATCCTTCATCCTTGAAGCGTTCCCCAACCCCTTTAATGGGACGACGACACTTTCATACACGCTGACAAAATCATCGCCGGTTGAGCTAACTGTATTCAACACGCTCGGTCAAGAAGTCTTCACAGAATCTCTTGGCCAACAATCTACCGGAGCGCATACGCAATCAATTGAACTCACGCAGCCCAGCGGAGTCTATTTCGCAAAACTAAGTTCACGAGATCAATCCGCCATAGCAAAATTATTGTTGATGCGCTAA
- a CDS encoding T9SS type A sorting domain-containing protein: MQVFRGGCGALECVGGNNETYCFSAFASAEARWCSEPGVQYYILLGGRTAADIGYSGTYHMSSLGACEYVGGNCVPEVVFAPAHIFGTTHFRDDCCWYDAADVHYLVYLPYPSTWRFFVCSANQPAQRIGSEYCGNDICEETANNLDPPCVGGSVCDCMPLDAGYYHVTIQTNYDDGLGDPFEFMINDCGGNNIPNPIDLDPVDITYVCELVVGGGYRVIRVFDPSPDPNRPPILTLSPGCEDCDGEPYSPANAIYDPNGWVLHPGSPNVTGQENPYWENVIIGEGQGYVCIHLEGFLPVNLLDFSAIANEQEVRLRWTTASEDGLDRFVLKRDGIEVASVHAMNSASGSAYTFVDQDLENGTTYHYSLYAVSLNGEWEHLADAEATPGSNAGVIGGFALAQNYPNPFNPETTIEYSIQEAGQVNLSVFDLTGREVMTLVNEIQNDGVYSVKLNAASLASGIYFYQLEHNGLKLAKKMVLMK, translated from the coding sequence GTGCAAGTGTTTAGAGGCGGTTGCGGTGCGTTGGAATGCGTGGGTGGAAACAATGAAACCTATTGCTTTTCCGCTTTCGCGAGTGCTGAAGCAAGATGGTGCTCTGAGCCGGGCGTTCAATACTATATCTTGTTGGGAGGAAGAACCGCGGCGGACATTGGCTACTCTGGCACGTATCACATGAGTTCGTTGGGCGCTTGCGAGTACGTTGGAGGCAATTGCGTTCCCGAAGTGGTATTCGCTCCTGCGCACATCTTCGGCACTACGCATTTTCGTGACGACTGCTGCTGGTATGATGCCGCCGACGTGCATTACCTTGTCTACTTGCCGTATCCGAGTACGTGGAGATTCTTTGTCTGCTCGGCAAATCAACCCGCGCAGCGGATCGGCTCGGAGTATTGCGGCAACGACATCTGTGAAGAGACTGCGAACAACTTGGACCCGCCGTGCGTCGGTGGATCGGTGTGCGACTGTATGCCTTTGGATGCGGGCTACTATCACGTCACGATTCAAACAAACTACGACGACGGTCTCGGCGATCCGTTTGAATTTATGATTAATGATTGCGGCGGCAACAACATTCCCAATCCCATCGATCTCGATCCGGTTGATATTACATATGTATGTGAACTGGTGGTCGGCGGCGGGTATCGAGTCATTCGCGTCTTTGACCCAAGTCCGGATCCCAACCGTCCGCCGATTCTGACTCTCTCGCCCGGCTGCGAAGACTGCGACGGCGAACCCTATTCTCCGGCAAATGCGATCTACGATCCGAACGGTTGGGTGCTGCATCCGGGAAGCCCGAATGTCACGGGACAAGAGAATCCCTATTGGGAAAATGTCATTATAGGAGAAGGACAAGGATACGTTTGTATCCACTTAGAAGGTTTCCTGCCTGTCAATTTGCTGGACTTTTCAGCAATTGCGAATGAGCAAGAAGTGCGTTTGCGTTGGACGACGGCTTCGGAAGACGGCCTCGACAGATTTGTATTGAAGCGCGATGGAATCGAAGTTGCCTCAGTGCATGCAATGAACTCGGCATCCGGCAGCGCTTACACGTTTGTTGATCAGGATTTGGAAAACGGCACGACGTACCACTATTCGCTGTATGCAGTGAGTCTGAACGGCGAGTGGGAACACCTTGCGGACGCGGAAGCGACGCCCGGTTCAAATGCAGGAGTTATCGGAGGCTTTGCGCTGGCGCAAAACTATCCGAATCCGTTTAATCCCGAGACGACGATTGAGTACTCTATTCAGGAAGCGGGACAGGTGAACCTGTCGGTATTCGACTTGACCGGACGCGAAGTGATGACTCTCGTAAACGAAATCCAGAATGACGGCGTGTATTCCGTGAAATTGAATGCGGCGTCGCTGGCGAGTGGTATCTACTTCTATCAGCTTGAGCACAACGGGTTGAAGCTCGCGAAGAAGATGGTTCTGATGAAATAG
- a CDS encoding oligosaccharide flippase family protein → MNDQAGVTNDQRKAKPPRRRTLRNTVFSLLGKFQAAVFSYIVIRLLLDVLTVEEYGLYSLLFIGVMINFSMISQFGIPHLITRFVPELFSSNNWRGIREIFGKVFRTQVAVGIVLLVIVYFLAPKICEWINFPGEAEVLRIFSVAALLYLLSEVYHFLFSATFRQSTIFTVTIVYNTVRLLLLGGVYLAYRSFVAVVVAESASLAICVTLYAVARAKDKVHEQAATSDEPVSWPRMKKYASLAYANEIGVALLSVATDFFLVSSILGGVATGFYGLANRINDLAQKALPMKMLGPVIQPLFFSEYGASKEKAEFGFRLLMKATLFPTVAVAIWMVVMSKEVIVYLFDPRYAEAWPLVATMALFLPSASLRMPLGLMLQNHERIDILIWAKATGLLKIVAGVLLLPRYGYVVMPWITGFAVLAQNNFVYFFVKKVANARADFWGNVRIWLNGAAAGVVIYFLRPYLNSLLGVIASIAIYSVLFLIFSMINRGFSKEERDFINSKLPKPLWKF, encoded by the coding sequence TTGAATGATCAGGCTGGTGTAACGAACGACCAACGCAAGGCAAAGCCACCGCGTCGCCGCACGTTGCGCAATACGGTGTTTTCGCTATTGGGAAAATTCCAAGCCGCGGTGTTTTCGTACATTGTCATTCGGCTTTTGTTGGATGTGCTGACCGTCGAAGAGTACGGACTGTATTCCTTACTTTTCATCGGCGTTATGATAAACTTCTCGATGATTTCGCAGTTCGGGATCCCTCACTTGATTACGAGGTTCGTTCCCGAACTTTTTTCGTCAAATAACTGGCGGGGAATTCGGGAAATCTTCGGCAAGGTCTTCCGCACGCAGGTTGCGGTCGGAATCGTGCTGCTGGTGATTGTCTATTTTCTCGCTCCCAAAATCTGCGAGTGGATCAACTTCCCCGGTGAAGCCGAAGTGCTCAGGATATTCAGCGTCGCCGCTCTGCTCTATTTGCTGTCGGAAGTGTACCATTTTCTCTTCAGCGCGACGTTCCGCCAGTCCACGATCTTCACGGTCACGATCGTTTACAACACGGTCAGGCTGTTGCTGCTCGGCGGAGTCTACTTGGCCTATCGCAGTTTTGTCGCCGTAGTGGTCGCAGAGAGCGCCAGCCTCGCGATCTGCGTGACACTGTATGCCGTTGCTCGAGCGAAAGACAAAGTTCACGAACAAGCCGCGACGTCGGACGAACCTGTTTCCTGGCCGCGCATGAAGAAGTATGCGTCGCTGGCCTATGCCAATGAAATCGGCGTCGCGCTGCTGTCTGTCGCCACCGATTTCTTTCTCGTGTCGAGTATCCTTGGAGGCGTCGCGACGGGATTTTACGGCTTGGCCAACCGCATCAATGATCTTGCGCAAAAGGCCTTGCCGATGAAGATGCTGGGTCCGGTGATTCAGCCCTTGTTCTTCAGCGAGTACGGTGCCAGCAAAGAAAAAGCGGAGTTCGGATTTCGCTTACTTATGAAAGCTACGCTTTTCCCGACGGTGGCCGTCGCCATATGGATGGTCGTAATGTCGAAAGAAGTGATTGTCTATCTTTTCGATCCGCGCTACGCCGAAGCCTGGCCGCTGGTCGCGACGATGGCTCTCTTTCTTCCGTCCGCTTCGCTGCGCATGCCGTTGGGATTGATGCTGCAAAATCACGAACGGATCGACATCCTAATCTGGGCGAAGGCCACGGGCCTGCTTAAGATCGTCGCCGGCGTGCTGCTGCTTCCCAGATACGGCTATGTCGTCATGCCGTGGATCACAGGCTTTGCCGTGCTCGCGCAAAACAATTTCGTCTATTTCTTCGTCAAGAAAGTCGCCAATGCACGCGCGGATTTCTGGGGCAACGTGCGCATCTGGTTGAACGGCGCGGCGGCGGGCGTCGTGATCTATTTCCTGAGACCCTATCTGAACAGCCTGCTCGGCGTCATTGCCAGCATTGCGATTTACAGCGTCCTGTTCCTGATCTTCTCAATGATCAATCGCGGCTTCTCAAAGGAAGAACGCGACTTCATCAACAGCAAACTCCCCAAACCCCTCTGGAAATTCTAA
- a CDS encoding methyltransferase domain-containing protein: MTTQPPPTPPARGGEILENPLPKGAFRMKYEEQLRLVPWPFKGYWKKLAAKNGYFNHTFMQAWADGLENEPVLEAGCGESSDLTKREKKMHHLVGIDPLPDDILKNQGLKFKTIGVLEDLPFRDQYFAGYYSDSVYEHIDDPAKCAGEAFRVLKPGGRIIINTNSVFNPFMFPNKFLSIKWRERLKRSAKIQSEGTFRAPYKINTARRLKKYLREAGFVDIQIYRWGVPAMYKPKWVLFLLLCMELLGETPLFCGLKHRLMATAVRPKDEG, encoded by the coding sequence ATGACAACTCAACCCCCCCCTACCCCCCCCGCTCGCGGAGGGGAAATTCTCGAGAATCCGCTGCCTAAGGGCGCGTTTCGGATGAAGTACGAGGAGCAGTTGCGCCTTGTGCCGTGGCCGTTTAAGGGCTATTGGAAAAAACTGGCCGCGAAGAACGGCTATTTTAACCACACGTTTATGCAGGCTTGGGCCGATGGTTTGGAAAATGAGCCTGTGCTGGAAGCGGGTTGCGGCGAAAGCAGCGATCTGACCAAGCGCGAGAAGAAGATGCACCACTTGGTCGGCATTGATCCGCTGCCGGACGATATTTTGAAGAATCAAGGACTGAAATTCAAAACCATCGGTGTGTTGGAAGATCTGCCGTTTCGGGACCAGTATTTCGCGGGCTATTACAGCGACTCGGTGTATGAACACATCGACGATCCGGCGAAATGCGCGGGTGAAGCGTTTCGTGTGCTGAAACCGGGCGGACGAATTATCATCAACACGAACTCCGTGTTCAATCCGTTCATGTTTCCGAATAAGTTTTTGTCCATCAAGTGGCGCGAACGATTGAAACGTTCGGCGAAGATTCAGAGCGAAGGGACGTTTCGAGCGCCGTACAAGATCAATACCGCGCGACGGCTAAAAAAATACCTGCGCGAGGCAGGTTTTGTGGATATTCAAATTTATCGCTGGGGTGTGCCCGCGATGTATAAGCCGAAGTGGGTTTTGTTTTTGTTGTTGTGTATGGAACTTCTTGGGGAGACGCCGCTCTTTTGCGGGTTGAAGCACCGGTTGATGGCGACGGCGGTGCGGCCCAAGGATGAAGGATGA
- a CDS encoding ChaN family lipoprotein, producing the protein MYKYILFLLPLFLFLSCAEQFHTPPPLDPALGPELKSYIETHKQTPADYVVSKFADHDVVIMGEYHRVKENVELIQELIPRVYGRGVRVLATEFARREDQPLIDSLLNGASYNESLAREITFNQFAYWGFQEYVDIFKAAWQFNQQLPDTMPRFRILGMNDSPDWSYLESSDDRNNPDVMKKVWQGGGEDKWAKVVTDAVADSQKVLVYCGIHHGFTSYEQPIVNNGKFVRFETERMGNYVKDALGDRVMTVYLHAIWPPRDGYGGIYVYAAEGQIDALFKELGPNFYPVGFDLHGTPFGKLGGKNSVYSQGYDSFTISQFADGWIFQCPISQYHGVTPIENFINGRNFETAKRQSPNPSLRKLSMNEMNNVIANDAKQAWWLGRYE; encoded by the coding sequence ATGTATAAATACATTCTCTTTCTCCTCCCCCTATTCCTCTTCCTCTCCTGCGCCGAGCAGTTCCACACTCCGCCCCCGCTCGACCCTGCACTCGGCCCCGAACTGAAGAGCTATATTGAAACTCACAAGCAGACTCCCGCAGATTACGTCGTCAGTAAATTCGCAGACCACGACGTCGTCATCATGGGCGAATACCACCGTGTCAAAGAGAATGTCGAACTGATCCAAGAACTGATCCCGCGCGTTTATGGCAGAGGTGTGCGCGTGCTCGCCACCGAGTTTGCCCGCCGTGAAGATCAACCGTTAATTGACAGCTTGTTAAACGGCGCCTCTTACAATGAGTCATTAGCCCGCGAAATCACTTTCAACCAATTCGCCTACTGGGGCTTTCAAGAGTACGTTGACATCTTCAAAGCCGCGTGGCAATTTAATCAGCAATTGCCCGACACCATGCCCCGCTTCAGAATTCTTGGCATGAACGATTCACCCGATTGGAGCTATTTGGAATCGTCTGACGACCGCAACAATCCCGACGTCATGAAAAAAGTCTGGCAAGGCGGCGGCGAAGACAAATGGGCCAAGGTCGTCACCGACGCCGTTGCGGACAGTCAAAAAGTTTTGGTCTATTGCGGTATTCATCACGGCTTTACAAGTTACGAACAACCCATTGTCAACAACGGAAAATTTGTTCGTTTTGAAACCGAGCGTATGGGCAACTACGTTAAAGATGCGCTCGGCGACCGTGTGATGACTGTGTACCTGCACGCGATCTGGCCGCCGCGCGACGGCTACGGCGGAATCTATGTCTATGCCGCCGAAGGACAGATCGACGCGCTCTTCAAAGAACTCGGCCCGAATTTCTATCCGGTTGGTTTCGATCTGCACGGCACGCCGTTCGGAAAGCTCGGCGGAAAGAACTCCGTTTACAGTCAAGGCTACGATAGCTTCACAATTTCACAATTCGCCGACGGCTGGATCTTTCAATGTCCGATCTCACAATACCACGGTGTCACGCCCATCGAGAATTTCATCAACGGCCGCAATTTCGAAACGGCCAAGCGTCAATCCCCCAATCCCAGTTTGCGCAAACTTTCGATGAATGAAATGAACAATGTCATCGCCAACGACGCCAAGCAAGCCTGGTGGCTGGGGCGGTACGAATAA
- the feoB gene encoding ferrous iron transport protein B, giving the protein MSIFPRPITNTPTQTRRLIAIAGNPNSGKTTLFNRLTGARHKVGNYPGVTVERKIGQFALPSGEVVDLVDLPGTYSFAARSPEEQISHDVLVGDSVGLKRPDSVIVVLDASNVRRNLYFATQLRDMGVKLIVALNMMDIARERGFHIDPDKLSAAIGCPVIPVVARTGEGISELLAQVEQGVRTDGPAAQVPRFIDALPEPLESTVKELAEGLEQSGLSSKENARGEALWLLVSTLDGDEAIKVSPTQTAMAKRVLNKRKLTTNQVRAIETSARYQYLRNLMVLSSAVEQDLPHRVTEALDRVLLHRLLGPVIFLSVMAFVFQSIFSWAEPAMAASESLIDWIAGSVGAVMPDGLFRNLVVEGAIAGMGNVLIFLPQILLLFFFIGILEDTGYMARAAFLMDRVMAKVGLDGRAFVPLLSSFACAVPGIMATRTIAGKKDRLVTILVAPLMSCSARLPVYTLVIGTVFVANQRVLGVFTVGGLVLMSMYLISVFAGISVAALFKKTILKSPPPPLYLELPTYKLPSARSIVMNLYDRAKLFIARVGTVILAATVILWALMNIEWVKTDTAPFEQARQTVLSNPAMDHDAQSLALQHIATQEAALRTEHSIGGQMGKFIEPVIKPLGFDWHMGIGIIASFAAREVFVSSLAVVHGVSIGDDDSITLRETLQRAQNEDGRPIYTPLVGFALMVFFVLACQCMSTVAIVRRETNSWKWPIFMVSYMTVLAWVGAFAIYQGGKLLGLS; this is encoded by the coding sequence ATGTCCATATTTCCTCGTCCAATTACTAATACGCCGACGCAAACACGTCGGCTTATTGCTATTGCGGGGAATCCCAATTCGGGCAAGACGACGCTATTTAATCGCCTGACCGGTGCGCGCCATAAAGTCGGCAACTACCCGGGTGTAACGGTCGAAAGAAAGATCGGGCAGTTCGCTCTGCCGTCCGGCGAAGTCGTCGATTTGGTCGATCTTCCCGGCACGTACAGCTTTGCCGCGCGCTCACCGGAAGAGCAAATTTCACATGACGTCTTGGTCGGCGACAGCGTTGGCCTAAAGCGTCCCGATTCCGTGATCGTCGTACTCGACGCGTCGAATGTGCGGCGGAATTTATATTTCGCGACCCAGTTGCGCGACATGGGCGTCAAGCTGATCGTCGCGCTCAACATGATGGATATTGCGCGCGAGCGTGGTTTTCATATCGATCCTGATAAACTCTCGGCAGCGATTGGTTGTCCCGTGATTCCGGTAGTCGCCCGCACGGGTGAAGGCATCTCCGAGCTGCTTGCTCAGGTTGAACAGGGTGTTCGCACGGATGGCCCGGCAGCACAGGTTCCGCGATTCATCGACGCGCTTCCCGAGCCGCTTGAAAGCACGGTCAAAGAACTCGCCGAAGGTCTCGAGCAAAGCGGACTTTCGTCGAAAGAAAATGCTCGCGGTGAAGCCTTATGGCTCTTGGTCTCGACTTTGGACGGCGACGAAGCCATCAAAGTCTCCCCGACGCAGACTGCGATGGCCAAACGTGTACTAAATAAGCGCAAGCTGACGACCAACCAAGTTCGCGCCATCGAGACTAGCGCACGCTATCAGTACTTGCGTAACTTGATGGTACTCTCCTCTGCTGTTGAGCAGGACCTACCCCACCGCGTTACCGAAGCTCTCGACCGCGTTCTCTTGCATCGTCTGCTCGGTCCGGTCATTTTTTTGTCTGTGATGGCCTTTGTTTTCCAATCTATTTTCTCGTGGGCGGAGCCGGCAATGGCCGCATCCGAGAGTTTGATCGATTGGATTGCCGGCAGCGTCGGCGCGGTCATGCCGGACGGACTCTTTCGCAATCTCGTCGTCGAAGGCGCGATCGCGGGCATGGGAAATGTTCTTATTTTCCTTCCGCAGATTTTGCTTTTGTTTTTCTTTATCGGAATCCTGGAAGACACGGGTTACATGGCCCGCGCGGCATTTCTGATGGATCGCGTGATGGCCAAAGTCGGACTTGACGGTCGCGCCTTTGTGCCGCTGCTCTCGAGTTTCGCCTGTGCCGTTCCCGGAATTATGGCCACGCGCACAATTGCCGGAAAGAAGGACCGACTGGTTACGATATTGGTTGCACCGTTGATGTCATGCAGCGCTCGCTTGCCCGTGTATACACTGGTAATCGGCACCGTTTTTGTCGCCAATCAACGCGTGCTGGGCGTTTTCACCGTCGGCGGACTCGTGTTAATGAGCATGTATTTGATTTCAGTATTCGCCGGAATCAGCGTTGCCGCACTGTTCAAAAAAACGATTCTCAAAAGTCCGCCGCCGCCGCTCTATCTCGAGCTTCCGACCTACAAGCTGCCCTCTGCACGCTCGATCGTGATGAATCTTTACGACCGCGCCAAACTCTTTATCGCGCGCGTCGGCACCGTGATTCTCGCGGCAACGGTGATCTTGTGGGCCTTGATGAACATCGAGTGGGTCAAGACGGACACCGCTCCTTTCGAGCAAGCCCGCCAAACCGTGCTCAGTAATCCGGCGATGGACCACGATGCGCAGAGTTTGGCGCTTCAGCACATTGCCACGCAAGAAGCGGCATTGCGCACCGAACATTCCATCGGCGGGCAAATGGGTAAATTCATCGAACCCGTCATTAAGCCGTTGGGCTTCGATTGGCACATGGGAATCGGCATCATCGCCAGTTTTGCCGCGCGCGAAGTTTTCGTCAGTTCGCTGGCCGTCGTTCACGGAGTCTCTATTGGAGATGACGACTCCATAACCTTGCGCGAGACGCTGCAACGGGCGCAAAACGAAGACGGACGTCCTATTTACACACCGTTGGTCGGATTCGCTCTGATGGTGTTTTTCGTGTTGGCATGTCAATGCATGTCGACCGTCGCCATCGTCCGCCGCGAAACGAATTCGTGGAAGTGGCCAATTTTCATGGTCAGCTATATGACTGTGCTCGCGTGGGTCGGGGCCTTCGCCATCTATCAAGGTGGCAAATTGCTCGGACTAAGCTAA
- a CDS encoding glycosyltransferase family 4 protein, which produces MKRIVFVTRYQLLRYTGGAEMQCWMLAKEFKRRGWDVHYISENSKPNAAQELDGITLHNLPEGTPWYDINRKAVGELLQKLNPDVVYTRVFSLYVSHAMTLAPKNAVTIWASAAAHDGQVTTTLPEIWQTKTLPQRLALIPRVIYARSKARRGALKAKIQLAQSNEQLINLKSWGFSPVLLRNSLEDTFAKLHDHDGPCSVLWVGSIKKWKRPELLWELARRCQDLECQFVMAGELQDELSKEPLAQAERELSNFHYAGFVSPDQICKLYDKAHVLVSTSRAEGFPNTFTQAWLRGIPVLSLDVNPDGLLTNGGLGAHATDMDGLEQKLRNLLANPELRKQIGQRAQEFAKKEFDLQANVDKLEELIRAKNPKLPG; this is translated from the coding sequence ATGAAACGGATCGTATTCGTAACACGCTATCAACTTTTGCGCTACACGGGCGGCGCGGAAATGCAATGCTGGATGCTGGCCAAAGAGTTTAAGCGGCGCGGTTGGGATGTCCACTACATCAGCGAGAACAGCAAACCGAATGCCGCCCAAGAACTGGACGGGATCACATTGCACAATCTCCCGGAAGGGACGCCGTGGTACGACATTAACCGCAAGGCCGTCGGGGAGCTACTGCAGAAATTGAACCCTGATGTTGTCTACACCAGAGTGTTCAGCCTTTATGTGTCACACGCCATGACGCTCGCTCCTAAAAACGCCGTCACGATTTGGGCGTCCGCGGCCGCGCATGACGGACAGGTCACGACGACGCTGCCCGAAATTTGGCAAACAAAAACGCTGCCGCAACGTCTTGCCTTGATTCCGCGCGTGATCTACGCCCGAAGCAAGGCCAGAAGGGGAGCGCTGAAAGCAAAAATTCAACTGGCGCAGTCCAACGAACAGCTAATTAATCTGAAATCATGGGGCTTTTCGCCGGTATTGCTTCGGAACAGTCTTGAAGACACGTTTGCTAAGCTGCACGATCACGACGGACCATGCTCTGTGTTATGGGTCGGATCCATCAAGAAATGGAAAAGACCGGAACTCCTGTGGGAACTGGCGCGCCGATGCCAAGACTTGGAATGTCAATTTGTCATGGCCGGCGAGCTTCAGGATGAACTCAGCAAAGAGCCTCTGGCACAAGCGGAGCGAGAGCTAAGCAACTTTCACTACGCAGGGTTTGTGTCCCCTGACCAAATTTGCAAACTGTATGACAAGGCGCATGTGCTGGTCTCAACCAGCCGCGCGGAGGGATTTCCAAACACGTTCACGCAAGCGTGGCTGCGCGGAATTCCCGTGTTGTCACTGGACGTCAATCCGGACGGGCTCTTAACCAATGGCGGTTTGGGTGCACACGCGACGGATATGGATGGACTTGAACAAAAGCTCAGAAACTTGCTCGCCAACCCCGAACTGCGAAAGCAGATAGGCCAACGAGCACAAGAATTTGCCAAGAAAGAGTTTGACTTGCAAGCGAATGTCGATAAATTGGAAGAATTGATTCGCGCAAAGAACCCGAAACTCCCCGGATAA
- a CDS encoding ferrous iron transport protein A, with protein sequence MQDKCLQCLSCGHTGDKSVLCPLDCLPVGSRCKLVEIEEPSENILRLMEMGLIPGTNVVIERTAPLNSPFSVRLPGCTLAVRREDARHLLVAPLTEIE encoded by the coding sequence ATGCAAGATAAGTGCTTACAATGTCTTAGTTGCGGACATACAGGAGACAAAAGTGTTCTGTGCCCGCTGGACTGTCTCCCCGTCGGCAGCCGCTGCAAGCTGGTTGAGATAGAGGAGCCCTCCGAGAACATTCTCAGACTCATGGAAATGGGTCTGATCCCCGGTACAAATGTCGTTATCGAGCGCACCGCACCACTAAATAGCCCGTTCAGCGTTCGCTTGCCGGGCTGCACCTTGGCCGTCCGCCGCGAGGACGCCCGTCACCTGTTGGTTGCGCCCTTGACCGAAATCGAGTAA